The following coding sequences are from one Novosphingobium sp. Gsoil 351 window:
- a CDS encoding NAD(P)H-dependent glycerol-3-phosphate dehydrogenase gives MSAALGVVGAGAWGTALAQMLAQDGTDVLLWAREPEVVAAINAEHRNPVFLPSASLSRSIVATGNLGDLADTPTVLLVTPAQHLGRILAELPRTEECDLVLCSKGIEAGSGRLMAQVAHDAAPDCRLAVLSGPTFAHEVAAGLPTAVTLACAGGEEQWGRLSVAMARPSFRLYYSDDVTGAEIGGAVKNVLAIACGVVDGLQLGQNARAALISRGFAEMLRFGLVLGARAETLSGLSGLGDLVLTCSSTASRNYSLGKALGEGAATADVLANRSTVAEGAHTAPVLAGIAVDRGIDMPIVAGVCALLKGEAPAREVVARLLARPLRAERGD, from the coding sequence ATGAGTGCGGCCCTGGGGGTCGTCGGAGCGGGAGCGTGGGGCACGGCGCTGGCACAGATGCTCGCGCAAGACGGCACCGATGTGCTGCTCTGGGCGCGCGAGCCCGAGGTGGTCGCGGCGATCAATGCCGAGCACCGCAATCCCGTGTTCCTGCCAAGCGCGAGCCTGTCGCGAAGCATCGTCGCGACGGGCAATCTGGGCGACCTCGCCGATACCCCGACCGTTCTGTTGGTGACCCCCGCGCAACATCTCGGCCGCATCCTCGCCGAGCTGCCGCGCACGGAGGAATGCGACCTGGTGCTGTGCTCGAAGGGGATCGAAGCGGGCAGCGGACGCCTGATGGCCCAGGTTGCGCACGATGCCGCGCCCGATTGCCGCCTGGCAGTGCTCTCCGGCCCGACTTTCGCGCACGAAGTCGCCGCCGGGCTACCGACTGCGGTGACGCTGGCCTGTGCGGGAGGCGAGGAGCAGTGGGGGCGGCTGTCGGTCGCCATGGCCCGGCCCTCGTTCCGGCTCTATTATTCCGATGACGTCACCGGCGCGGAGATCGGCGGCGCGGTCAAGAACGTGCTGGCGATCGCCTGCGGGGTGGTGGACGGGCTCCAGCTCGGCCAGAACGCGCGCGCGGCGCTGATCAGCCGCGGCTTTGCCGAAATGCTGCGTTTCGGGCTGGTTTTGGGGGCGCGGGCGGAGACGCTTTCGGGGTTGAGCGGGCTGGGCGATCTGGTTCTGACCTGCTCGTCGACCGCGAGCCGCAACTATTCGCTGGGCAAGGCGCTGGGCGAGGGCGCGGCGACGGCCGACGTCCTGGCCAACCGCAGCACGGTGGCCGAGGGCGCGCACACCGCGCCGGTGCTCGCCGGAATCGCCGTCGATCGGGGGATCGACATGCCGATCGTCGCCGGGGTCTGCGCGCTGCTCAAGGGTGAAGCACCCGCGCGCGAGGTCGTGGCCCGCCTGCTCGCCCGTCCGTTGCGCGCCGAACGGGGCGATTGA
- a CDS encoding triacylglycerol lipase gives MTPASAAGLPVMLLPGFATHPARMYRMRRGLRAAGHWVEDWGLGWNLGGTPEQLDRLCARIEEAAARQGRPVALVGWSLGGLYAREAAKRVPHAVAMVVTMGTPFSGDLHANNAWRAYHWITGHDVAEPPVPGDYAVKPPVPTIALWSARDGIVAPRAARGRAGERDAAVAVRCTHLGFASHPRAVETVADQLSRFAGG, from the coding sequence ATGACACCGGCCTCCGCCGCCGGGCTCCCGGTCATGCTGTTGCCCGGGTTCGCCACCCACCCGGCGCGGATGTATCGGATGCGCCGGGGTTTGCGCGCGGCGGGCCACTGGGTCGAGGACTGGGGTCTGGGCTGGAACCTGGGCGGCACTCCCGAACAGCTCGATCGCCTTTGCGCGCGGATCGAGGAGGCGGCGGCGCGGCAAGGTCGGCCGGTCGCGCTCGTCGGGTGGAGCCTGGGCGGGCTCTATGCGCGCGAAGCGGCCAAGCGGGTGCCGCACGCGGTCGCCATGGTGGTGACCATGGGTACCCCGTTCTCGGGCGATCTTCACGCAAACAACGCCTGGCGTGCCTATCACTGGATCACCGGGCACGACGTGGCCGAACCTCCGGTCCCGGGCGACTACGCGGTCAAGCCGCCCGTCCCGACGATCGCCCTGTGGAGCGCGCGCGACGGGATCGTGGCGCCGCGCGCGGCGCGCGGGCGGGCAGGCGAACGCGATGCCGCGGTCGCGGTGCGCTGCACCCACCTCGGGTTCGCCAGCCACCCCCGTGCGGTGGAGACGGTCGCCGATCAGCTAAGCCGCTTCGCCGGCGGCTGA
- a CDS encoding uroporphyrinogen-III synthase yields MKPRPLLVFRPEPGNAATLAAAKALALPAYGEPLFRIVPRAWEGPAATGFDALLIGSANVLRHGGAKLGAYASLPAYVVGEATADAARHGGFQVKAIGSGGLQNLTAQLARDGRRRVLRLAGDEHVPLSPEPGTVVETVVVYQAEPLALSEAGARLLGEGAVVLLHSAAAARHFASECGRLRIACDNIDLACLGPRIAEAAGSGWASVASAARPDDGALLALAARMCQTARFGETDAKKRNAG; encoded by the coding sequence GTGAAGCCCAGGCCGCTGCTGGTCTTTCGCCCGGAGCCTGGCAACGCCGCAACGTTGGCCGCGGCCAAGGCCTTGGCGCTTCCCGCTTATGGCGAACCGCTGTTCCGGATCGTTCCCAGGGCATGGGAAGGTCCGGCGGCAACCGGCTTCGATGCGCTGTTGATCGGCAGCGCCAATGTTTTGCGGCACGGCGGGGCCAAACTTGGCGCATATGCCTCGCTGCCGGCCTACGTCGTGGGCGAAGCGACTGCCGATGCCGCACGCCATGGCGGTTTCCAGGTCAAGGCAATCGGCAGCGGCGGGTTGCAGAATCTGACCGCCCAGCTCGCACGCGATGGACGCCGCCGCGTTCTCCGCCTCGCCGGAGACGAGCATGTCCCCCTGTCTCCAGAGCCAGGCACGGTCGTCGAGACGGTGGTCGTGTACCAAGCCGAGCCGCTTGCGCTGAGCGAGGCTGGCGCCAGGTTGCTGGGCGAAGGCGCTGTGGTTCTGCTCCACTCCGCTGCCGCAGCCCGCCATTTCGCTTCCGAGTGCGGGCGTTTGCGGATCGCGTGCGACAACATCGATCTCGCCTGCCTCGGCCCACGAATCGCGGAGGCGGCAGGTTCCGGGTGGGCGTCCGTCGCGAGCGCGGCACGGCCGGACGACGGCGCACTGCTGGCCTTGGCCGCACGGATGTGTCAGACTGCGCGCTTCGGGGAAACGGACGCAAAAAAACGGAATGCTGGATGA
- a CDS encoding sorbosone dehydrogenase family protein: MRKTVPLTFAIAGGADAAQFTLSSGGQLAFRTPPDFEAPADSDRDNVYRLQLSVSDGRAQTTLDVAVTVTDAGGGTFRVRRAGTGFVQPLYLAGIPDNSGRVLVVEQAGRIRILDPATGAIAATPFLDIRGTISSDGERGLIGLALAPDFASSGTFFVYLTNLAGDTEVRRYRTFAANRDQADPATADLILTFAQPFANHNGGWIEFGPDGFLYIASGDGGSGGDPQNNAQNTASLLGKMLRIDVASDAFPADPARDYAIPASNPFATSGGAPEVYAFGLRNPFRNSFDPATGNLYLGDVGQAAIEEIDLIPPNRPGLDFGWARLEGTRTFNGTPPPNAVPPVAEYAHGTGPVQGDSVTGGYVYRGPVESLQGQYIFGDFVRGRLWSIPATSLVFGQTFAASSFTLRNADFTPDAGAIGNIASFGQDQRRNLYIVDYDGEIFVIEGA; this comes from the coding sequence ATGCGCAAAACGGTCCCCCTGACGTTCGCCATCGCCGGCGGGGCCGACGCCGCCCAGTTCACCCTGTCGTCGGGCGGACAACTCGCGTTCCGTACCCCGCCCGATTTCGAGGCGCCGGCGGATTCCGACCGCGACAACGTCTACCGCCTCCAGCTCAGCGTCTCGGATGGCCGCGCCCAGACGACGCTCGACGTCGCGGTGACCGTGACCGACGCCGGGGGCGGCACCTTCCGGGTGCGGCGTGCGGGAACGGGCTTCGTCCAGCCGCTCTATCTGGCCGGCATTCCCGACAATTCGGGACGAGTGCTGGTGGTGGAGCAGGCCGGTCGCATCCGCATCCTCGATCCCGCAACCGGTGCGATCGCGGCAACCCCGTTCCTCGATATCCGCGGGACGATCAGCAGCGACGGCGAGCGCGGTCTGATCGGGCTGGCACTCGCGCCAGACTTCGCGAGCAGCGGGACATTCTTCGTCTATCTGACCAACCTGGCGGGCGACACCGAGGTCCGCCGCTACCGTACGTTTGCCGCCAACCGCGATCAGGCCGACCCGGCGACCGCAGATTTGATCCTGACCTTCGCCCAGCCCTTCGCCAACCACAATGGCGGATGGATCGAGTTCGGCCCCGACGGTTTCCTCTACATCGCCAGCGGAGACGGCGGCAGCGGCGGCGATCCGCAAAACAACGCGCAGAACACCGCCTCGCTGCTCGGCAAGATGCTGAGGATCGACGTCGCTTCGGACGCTTTCCCGGCCGATCCGGCGCGCGACTATGCCATCCCCGCTAGCAACCCATTCGCCACCAGCGGCGGCGCGCCCGAGGTCTACGCGTTTGGCTTGCGCAATCCGTTCCGCAACAGCTTCGATCCCGCCACCGGCAACCTCTATCTCGGCGATGTCGGCCAGGCCGCGATCGAGGAGATCGACCTGATTCCGCCCAACCGCCCGGGCCTCGACTTCGGCTGGGCGCGGCTCGAGGGCACGCGCACGTTCAACGGCACGCCGCCGCCAAATGCCGTTCCTCCGGTCGCCGAATACGCCCATGGCACGGGGCCCGTGCAGGGCGATTCGGTCACCGGGGGGTATGTCTATCGCGGCCCGGTCGAGAGCTTGCAGGGCCAATACATTTTCGGCGACTTCGTCCGCGGCCGTTTGTGGAGCATCCCCGCGACCAGCCTGGTGTTCGGGCAGACGTTCGCGGCCTCCAGCTTCACCCTGCGCAACGCCGATTTCACCCCCGACGCCGGGGCAATCGGCAACATCGCGAGCTTTGGCCAGGACCAACGGCGAAACCTCTACATCGTCGATTACGACGGCGAGATTTTCGTGATCGAGGGGGCCTAG
- the hemC gene encoding hydroxymethylbilane synthase, producing the protein MTPSSDRPLRLGTRRSPLALAQAEETRARLCAAHGWPESAVELVTVIASGDRVQDRPLSEIGGKALWTKELDAWLDERRIDAAVHSMKDVETVRPAFLTIAAILPREDVRDVLVGAASIAAIPAGARVGTSAPRRAAQMLHARPDVTVLTFRGNVATRIAKLAAGEADVTLLAAAGLARLGENGVGTPLECDDWMPAPAQGAIGIECRAILGKAQDDRDLQVHAWLSAIDHPPSRAEVMAERALLAALGGNCHSPVAVLCRHGDDGIDMRAALFSEDGAARIERSVRFAPDDADGPARLAREMLSAADPEIVRLFAGPGG; encoded by the coding sequence ATGACCCCTTCGTCCGACCGCCCGCTCCGCCTCGGCACCCGCCGCTCCCCGCTCGCGCTCGCTCAGGCGGAGGAAACCCGGGCAAGGTTGTGCGCCGCGCACGGCTGGCCCGAGAGCGCGGTCGAGCTGGTAACGGTGATCGCCAGCGGCGACCGGGTGCAGGATCGCCCCCTGTCGGAGATCGGCGGCAAGGCGCTGTGGACCAAGGAACTCGACGCCTGGCTCGACGAGCGCCGGATCGATGCCGCGGTGCATTCGATGAAGGACGTCGAGACCGTGCGTCCCGCTTTCCTTACGATCGCCGCGATCCTGCCGCGCGAGGACGTACGCGACGTGCTGGTCGGCGCTGCCTCGATCGCCGCGATTCCGGCCGGTGCGCGGGTCGGCACCAGCGCCCCGCGCCGCGCCGCTCAGATGCTTCATGCCCGGCCCGACGTGACGGTCCTGACCTTCCGCGGCAACGTCGCCACGCGGATCGCCAAGCTGGCCGCGGGCGAGGCCGACGTCACCCTGCTCGCCGCCGCGGGGCTGGCGCGGCTGGGCGAGAACGGGGTCGGCACGCCGCTAGAGTGCGACGACTGGATGCCCGCCCCCGCGCAAGGCGCGATTGGGATTGAATGCCGCGCCATCCTTGGAAAAGCACAGGATGACCGGGATTTACAGGTACACGCTTGGCTCAGCGCGATCGATCATCCCCCGAGCCGCGCCGAAGTAATGGCCGAGCGCGCGCTGCTCGCCGCTTTGGGCGGCAATTGCCACAGCCCGGTGGCGGTGCTGTGCCGCCATGGCGACGACGGAATCGACATGCGCGCCGCGCTGTTCAGCGAAGACGGCGCGGCGCGGATCGAACGATCGGTGCGGTTTGCGCCGGATGATGCGGACGGTCCGGCGCGGCTAGCCCGCGAGATGCTGTCCGCCGCCGATCCCGAGATCGTCCGCCTGTTCGCGGGACCGGGAGGGTGA
- a CDS encoding YfbK domain-containing protein: MKIQVEFNPAAVAQYRLLGYENRALREEDFNNDKVDAGDIGAGHQVTAIYEIVPRGAQGWLDPHRYSDPGNRFEAKPRELAFVKLRYKLPDDTTSKLIERAVPAALLASAGAPRGDMAFATAVAAFGQKLRGDPLLGNLTYAGIAALADGQRDYYRQEFAKLVGIAGSLDTRGNDVAVR, translated from the coding sequence GTGAAAATCCAGGTCGAGTTCAATCCGGCCGCCGTCGCGCAATACCGCCTGCTCGGGTACGAAAACCGCGCGCTCCGCGAGGAGGATTTCAACAACGACAAGGTCGATGCGGGCGACATTGGTGCCGGGCACCAGGTGACCGCGATCTACGAGATCGTGCCACGCGGCGCCCAAGGCTGGCTCGACCCGCATCGCTATTCTGATCCGGGAAATAGATTTGAAGCGAAACCGCGCGAACTGGCCTTCGTCAAGCTGCGCTACAAGTTGCCTGACGACACCACCTCGAAGCTGATCGAACGCGCGGTTCCGGCGGCTCTGTTGGCCAGCGCCGGAGCTCCGCGGGGCGACATGGCCTTCGCCACCGCAGTCGCCGCGTTCGGGCAGAAGCTGCGCGGCGATCCGCTGCTGGGCAACCTGACCTATGCCGGAATCGCCGCGCTCGCCGATGGTCAGCGCGACTATTACCGGCAGGAGTTCGCCAAGCTGGTCGGCATCGCCGGATCGCTGGATACCCGCGGCAACGATGTCGCGGTGCGCTGA
- the tsaD gene encoding tRNA (adenosine(37)-N6)-threonylcarbamoyltransferase complex transferase subunit TsaD, with product MALILGIESSCDETAAAIVDTSAPTLEHRILAQHIASQDEAHRPYGGVVPEIAARAHVEKLAPLIAATLADAGLDLSDMDAIAATAGPGLIGGVMVGLVTAKALAMAGDKPLLAVNHLEGHALSPRLADPALAYPYCLLLVSGGHCQVLEVRGVGDYRRLATTIDDALGEAFDKTAKLLGLGYPGGPAVEKLARQGNPRAIRFPRPLVGSGDANFSFAGLKSAVARIVQGGGEDPADVAASFQQAAIDCVVDRTRIALGGLSGMSALVVAGGVAANAAIRVALEGLAAEHGLRFVAPPPALCTDNAAMIAWAGGERLAAGYADPLDAMARPRWPLDPTAEAVRGAGVKA from the coding sequence ATGGCGCTGATCCTCGGGATAGAATCGAGCTGCGACGAGACTGCGGCGGCGATCGTCGATACGTCCGCGCCGACGCTTGAACACCGCATCCTTGCCCAGCACATTGCCTCGCAGGACGAGGCGCACCGCCCCTATGGCGGGGTGGTTCCCGAAATCGCAGCGCGGGCGCATGTCGAGAAGCTCGCTCCGTTGATCGCGGCGACGCTGGCCGATGCAGGGCTCGACCTGTCCGACATGGACGCCATCGCGGCGACCGCAGGGCCGGGGCTGATCGGCGGGGTGATGGTCGGGCTGGTCACGGCCAAGGCGCTGGCAATGGCTGGAGACAAGCCGCTGCTCGCGGTCAACCATCTCGAAGGCCACGCCCTGTCGCCGCGGCTGGCCGATCCGGCGCTCGCCTATCCCTATTGTCTGCTGCTGGTTTCGGGCGGGCATTGCCAAGTGCTCGAGGTCCGTGGGGTGGGAGACTATCGCAGGTTGGCGACCACGATCGACGATGCCCTGGGAGAAGCGTTCGACAAGACCGCCAAGCTGCTGGGCCTTGGCTATCCCGGCGGGCCGGCGGTGGAGAAGCTGGCGAGGCAAGGGAACCCTCGCGCGATCAGATTTCCCCGGCCACTGGTGGGCTCGGGCGACGCCAACTTCTCGTTCGCCGGGCTCAAGAGCGCTGTGGCGCGGATCGTGCAGGGCGGTGGAGAGGACCCTGCCGACGTCGCCGCCTCGTTCCAGCAGGCCGCAATCGATTGCGTGGTGGATCGCACGCGCATCGCGCTGGGCGGCCTTTCCGGGATGAGCGCGCTGGTCGTCGCCGGCGGGGTCGCCGCCAATGCTGCCATCCGCGTCGCGCTCGAAGGGCTCGCGGCGGAGCACGGCCTGCGATTCGTCGCACCGCCGCCCGCCCTGTGCACCGACAACGCGGCGATGATCGCCTGGGCTGGGGGCGAGCGGCTGGCAGCGGGATACGCCGATCCGCTCGACGCCATGGCTCGCCCGCGCTGGCCGCTCGACCCGACCGCCGAGGCGGTGCGCGGCGCAGGGGTCAAGGCATGA
- a CDS encoding lipopolysaccharide biosynthesis protein, with protein sequence MVETPQASGPPVPGSTDIAALAKGGRTNFLGFLLRLAARLPFLFIAGRLYGKENLGRFASAVVAVEIAAQIATLGQKRGLAQLLQKDDRAAACIVADGLFVSLGVSLALAALLYAFPVVLFPSGTVDPIERLLPLVIFPIAAGDIALAALAFRYDIATTVRARSLVEPWVLSIAAGTLWFVIPQTGMVAAYFLSITAAMLVAMVALVKSYGMPRDWQPHPLILGRQALLNLPIAGADLVESGTRKIDILLLGMLTNPSIVGVYWAAQQVASLPQKLKTSFEPILGPVITSSLKTKDYGAIAKQVCQVGFWITAAQAGIALALGIPGVGVMGLVGRDFVGGTGALNLLLAAEVAAATAVVAEAALIYVAPVRNLAISIIAIVIQAGLTVLLIDAAELWSLPPVVQGRRGRRCVVRRAGVLVGRQGLVVARHSPTLDHQLALGADLGDGPGGAGRLGRYAPARVGRAHFRHPRDPVGLWRGDLAARLRSRGPGAVQARQGLNRATVRRG encoded by the coding sequence TTGGTCGAGACGCCCCAGGCTTCCGGTCCGCCTGTCCCCGGTTCCACCGACATCGCCGCGCTGGCCAAGGGTGGGCGCACGAACTTCCTCGGCTTCCTGTTGCGCCTGGCGGCGCGCCTGCCGTTCCTGTTCATCGCCGGGCGGCTCTACGGCAAGGAAAACCTCGGCCGTTTTGCATCAGCGGTCGTCGCAGTGGAAATCGCCGCGCAGATCGCCACCCTTGGCCAGAAACGTGGGTTGGCCCAGCTGCTTCAGAAGGACGATCGCGCGGCCGCCTGCATCGTCGCTGACGGACTGTTCGTGAGCCTGGGCGTCTCACTTGCACTGGCCGCGCTGCTTTACGCCTTTCCGGTGGTGCTGTTTCCCAGCGGTACGGTCGATCCGATCGAGCGGCTGCTGCCGCTGGTGATCTTCCCGATCGCGGCCGGCGACATTGCGCTGGCCGCGCTGGCGTTCCGCTATGACATCGCCACTACCGTCCGCGCGCGTTCGTTGGTCGAGCCGTGGGTGCTGTCGATCGCGGCGGGGACCTTGTGGTTTGTGATCCCGCAAACCGGGATGGTCGCGGCCTATTTCCTGTCGATCACCGCGGCGATGCTGGTGGCGATGGTCGCGCTGGTCAAAAGCTATGGCATGCCCCGCGACTGGCAGCCGCATCCGCTTATCCTCGGCCGCCAGGCGCTGCTCAACTTGCCGATCGCCGGGGCCGATCTGGTCGAATCCGGAACCCGCAAGATCGACATCCTGTTGCTCGGCATGCTGACCAACCCGTCGATCGTCGGGGTCTATTGGGCCGCGCAGCAGGTCGCCAGCCTGCCGCAGAAGCTCAAGACGAGTTTCGAGCCGATCCTGGGGCCGGTGATCACCAGCAGCCTGAAGACCAAGGATTACGGGGCCATCGCAAAGCAGGTTTGCCAGGTAGGTTTCTGGATCACCGCCGCGCAGGCGGGAATCGCCCTGGCCTTGGGAATCCCCGGCGTGGGCGTGATGGGCCTCGTCGGTCGGGATTTCGTCGGCGGGACCGGCGCGCTCAACCTGCTGCTCGCGGCCGAAGTGGCCGCAGCCACCGCGGTGGTTGCCGAAGCCGCGCTGATCTATGTCGCGCCCGTCCGCAATCTGGCAATCTCGATCATAGCCATCGTGATCCAGGCGGGCCTGACCGTGCTGCTGATCGACGCCGCCGAACTTTGGTCGCTGCCCCCCGTTGTACAAGGCCGCCGCGGCCGCAGGTGCGTTGTTCGTCGCGCTGGCGTTCTCGTCGGTCGCCAAGGCCTTGTTGTTGCGCGGCATTCTCCAACACTCGATCACCAACTGGCGCTGGGCGCTGATCTGGGCGACGGTCCCGGCGGTGCTGGTCGGTTGGGTCGTTACGCGCCTGCCCGAGTGGGCCGAGCTCATTTTCGGCATCCCCGCGATCCTGTTGGCCTATGGCGTGGTGATCTGGCGGCGCGGCTTCGGTCCCGAGGACCGGGTGCTGTTCAAGCGCGCCAAGGGCTGAACCGCGCAACGGTTCGTCGCGGCTGA
- the uvrB gene encoding excinuclease ABC subunit UvrB — protein MAELVIRRGLEEPDTSAAFVPHKPARPDKADGGKRFKIVSEYQPAGDQPTAIADLIEGIKADDQTQVLLGVTGSGKTFTMAQVIEATQRPALILAPNKILAAQLYGEFKSFFPDNAVEYFVSYYDYYQPEAYVPRSDTYIEKESSVNEAIDRMRHSATRALLERDDVIIVASVSCLYGIGSVETYSAMIFDLKKGATVDQREIVRKLVALQYKRNDAAFQRGNFRVRGDSLEIFPSHYEDMAWRISFFGDEIEDIAEFDPLTGKKGASLNSVRVYANSHYVTPGPTLQQAAQAIRFELTERLKELEAEGKLLEHQRLEQRTNFDLEMIAATGSCAGIENYSRFLTGRLPGEPPPTLFEYLPENALLFVDESHQTVPQIGAMAKGDHRRKITLAEYGFRLPSCIDNRPLRFNEWDAMRPQTVAVSATPGGWEMEQSGGIFAEQVIRPTGLIDPPVEIKPVEDQVQDCIEECRKTAAMGFRTLVTTLTKRMAEDLTEFMHEAGLRVRYMHSDVETLERIELIRDLRLGVYDVLVGINLLREGLDIPECGLVCILDADKEGFLRSETSLIQTIGRAARNVEGRVILYADRMTGSMERAIAETDRRRQKQHEFNLANGITPATIKRGIQDIVAHTASRDGVLVEIDDPERNNLVGHNLRGYIEDLEKRMRAAAADLEFEEAGRLRDEIRRLEADELGLPKAHEQAKAPKVGRSNEGKPGTRKGRFGKASKMKWGR, from the coding sequence ATGGCCGAACTCGTCATTCGTCGCGGGCTGGAAGAGCCCGACACCAGCGCCGCTTTCGTTCCGCACAAGCCCGCCCGGCCGGACAAGGCCGACGGAGGGAAGCGGTTCAAGATCGTCTCCGAATACCAGCCCGCGGGCGACCAGCCGACCGCGATCGCGGACCTGATCGAAGGGATCAAGGCTGACGATCAGACCCAGGTGCTGCTCGGCGTGACCGGCAGCGGCAAGACTTTCACCATGGCCCAGGTGATCGAGGCGACCCAGCGCCCGGCGCTGATCCTAGCGCCCAACAAGATTCTCGCCGCGCAGCTCTATGGCGAGTTCAAGAGCTTCTTTCCCGACAACGCGGTCGAGTATTTCGTCAGCTACTACGACTATTACCAGCCCGAAGCCTACGTGCCCCGCAGCGACACTTACATCGAGAAGGAAAGCTCGGTGAACGAGGCGATCGATCGGATGCGCCATTCGGCCACTCGCGCGCTGCTCGAACGCGACGACGTCATCATCGTCGCTTCGGTCTCGTGCCTCTATGGCATCGGCTCGGTCGAGACCTATTCCGCGATGATCTTCGACCTGAAGAAAGGCGCGACGGTCGATCAGCGCGAGATCGTGAGGAAGCTCGTCGCGCTGCAATACAAACGCAACGACGCCGCGTTCCAGCGCGGCAATTTCCGTGTGCGCGGCGACAGCCTGGAGATTTTCCCCTCGCATTATGAGGACATGGCCTGGCGGATCAGCTTCTTTGGCGACGAGATCGAGGACATCGCCGAGTTCGACCCGCTGACCGGCAAGAAGGGCGCCAGCCTCAATTCGGTTCGGGTCTACGCCAACTCGCACTACGTAACCCCCGGCCCAACGCTCCAGCAGGCGGCGCAGGCGATCCGCTTCGAGTTGACCGAGCGGCTCAAGGAACTGGAGGCCGAGGGCAAATTGCTCGAGCACCAGCGGCTCGAGCAGCGCACCAACTTCGACCTCGAGATGATCGCTGCCACCGGAAGCTGCGCGGGGATCGAGAACTACAGCCGGTTCCTCACCGGCCGCCTGCCCGGCGAACCACCGCCGACGCTGTTCGAATACCTCCCGGAAAACGCGCTGCTGTTCGTCGACGAAAGCCACCAGACGGTGCCGCAGATCGGGGCGATGGCCAAGGGTGACCACCGCCGCAAGATCACCCTGGCCGAATACGGCTTTCGCCTGCCCAGCTGCATCGACAACCGTCCGCTGCGCTTCAACGAATGGGACGCGATGCGACCGCAGACCGTCGCGGTCTCGGCCACGCCGGGCGGTTGGGAGATGGAGCAATCGGGCGGTATCTTCGCCGAGCAGGTTATCCGCCCGACCGGGCTGATCGACCCGCCGGTGGAGATCAAGCCGGTCGAGGACCAGGTCCAGGACTGCATCGAGGAATGCCGCAAGACCGCCGCGATGGGCTTTCGCACGCTCGTCACCACGCTGACCAAGCGGATGGCCGAAGATCTTACCGAGTTCATGCACGAGGCCGGGCTGCGGGTGCGCTACATGCACTCGGACGTCGAAACGCTGGAACGCATCGAGCTGATCCGCGATCTGCGGCTGGGGGTCTATGATGTGCTGGTCGGCATCAACCTGCTGCGCGAAGGGCTCGACATCCCCGAATGCGGGCTGGTCTGCATCCTCGACGCCGACAAGGAAGGGTTCCTGCGCAGCGAAACCAGCCTGATCCAGACGATCGGCCGCGCCGCGCGCAATGTCGAGGGCCGCGTGATCCTCTACGCCGACCGGATGACCGGCAGCATGGAACGCGCCATCGCGGAGACAGATCGCCGCCGCCAGAAGCAGCACGAGTTCAACCTCGCCAATGGCATCACCCCGGCGACGATCAAGCGCGGTATCCAGGACATCGTCGCGCATACCGCGAGCCGCGACGGGGTGCTGGTCGAAATCGACGACCCCGAACGCAACAACCTCGTCGGCCACAACCTGCGCGGATACATCGAGGATCTGGAAAAGCGAATGCGCGCGGCGGCCGCCGACCTGGAGTTCGAGGAGGCAGGGCGATTGAGGGATGAAATCCGGCGCCTGGAAGCGGACGAACTCGGTTTGCCGAAGGCGCACGAGCAAGCGAAAGCGCCCAAGGTGGGGCGAAGCAACGAAGGCAAGCCGGGGACGCGAAAGGGGCGGTTCGGGAAGGCGAGCAAGATGAAATGGGGGAGGTGA
- a CDS encoding DUF3617 domain-containing protein gives MIRSFTLPSLALAVLALGACDKADKGPKSMEQAKAEAAQLERPDPGQYKQTTKITKFEVPGAPPEMVAQIRKMMQGQGANLEYCLSKADTEKGFAEMFKKGAQGDCKYDRFDASANTIDAIMTCKAGEGGSAKMTMNGTVSRTGSKVNVNVEQRNDKSPMGNANIAMELETTRIGDCPAGPAKK, from the coding sequence ATGATACGTTCGTTCACGCTGCCCAGCCTGGCGCTTGCCGTTCTTGCGCTCGGCGCCTGCGACAAGGCCGACAAGGGCCCCAAGTCGATGGAGCAGGCCAAGGCCGAGGCGGCGCAACTCGAGCGGCCCGATCCGGGCCAGTACAAGCAGACCACCAAGATCACCAAGTTCGAGGTGCCCGGCGCGCCGCCCGAAATGGTCGCGCAGATCCGCAAGATGATGCAGGGCCAAGGCGCCAACCTCGAATACTGCCTGAGCAAGGCTGACACCGAGAAGGGCTTTGCCGAGATGTTCAAGAAGGGCGCGCAGGGCGATTGCAAGTACGATCGCTTCGACGCCTCGGCCAACACCATCGACGCGATCATGACTTGCAAGGCGGGCGAGGGTGGATCGGCTAAGATGACGATGAACGGCACGGTCAGCCGCACCGGCAGCAAGGTCAACGTGAACGTCGAGCAGAGGAACGACAAGTCGCCAATGGGCAACGCAAACATCGCGATGGAGCTGGAAACGACCCGGATCGGCGATTGTCCGGCGGGTCCGGCGAAGAAATGA